The following proteins are co-located in the Anomalospiza imberbis isolate Cuckoo-Finch-1a 21T00152 chromosome 1, ASM3175350v1, whole genome shotgun sequence genome:
- the ZHX2 gene encoding zinc fingers and homeoboxes protein 2 yields the protein MASKRKSTTPCMVRTSEVMEHEGAEGVETPKDKGTGALQQDSKKNWPSENSVKDCEVVEAKPAGENQSKKPQGGYECKYCPYSTQNLNEFTEHVDTQHPNVILNPLYVCAECNFTTKKYDSLSDHNTKYHPGETNFKLKLIKRNNQTVLEQSIEAATNDVTVTSSGLENAECDDSLHGGISANKAPVMKPGKPKGETKKGSKKPEEGVMENHMDGALPRIITEATEAIACINGDLLHDVLAHVMPSVQLPPNINLVPKVPVPLNSTKYNSALDTNATMINSFNKFPYPTQAELSWLTAASKHPEEQIRIWFATQRLKHGISWSPEEVEEARKKMFNGTIQAVPQTITVLPAPLATAKMPQPIIQTALPCQILGQTGLVLTPVSNGSSVSCSPITLAVAPNQGQKRTIQTLSSAPEAKRPHIVQVPEIPAKVTAVPVTPASERKKTKEQIAELKASFTASQFPDDAEVYRLIEATGLSRSEIKKWFSDHRYRSQRGIVQIPGDALGKDQIAPSAGRHGRSFHPYTDFTSQRFKEKTQEQLRALEESFLKCSFPTQGELDRLRVETKLSRKEIDSWFSERRKIRDSMEQAVLDSMGSYRKIKDQGTPNGAISQAELLSSSQLPGALSGSSTTLKKTQEQIHLLKSTFARTQWPSPQEYDQLASQTGLTRTEIVRWFKENRSSLRTGSLKWIDQYQQQCDAHNKQGQKKSSKHIESPKNGNEVSRQHYQEHKKLNEENGGKPVVRAKRDCEPLKDSLLGNQAEGVDRLECNNSHDGHGSEENEEPADVNWVEVTVGEDDAASDCTDSWSQTAPEGHTELADLDSESISGDNSHI from the coding sequence atggCCAGCAAAAGAAAGTCCACAACTCCCTGTATGGTGCGAACTTCTGAAGTCATGGAGCACGAAGGTGCCGAGGGCGTAGAGACTCCTAAAGACAAGGGGACTGGTGCTTTGCAGCAGGACTCCAAAAAAAACTGGCCTTCAGAAAACTCAGTCAAAGACTGTGAAGTGGTGGAGGCGAAGCCCGCAGGTGAAAATCAGTCTAAGAAACCCCAGGGTGGTTATGAGTGTAAGTACTGCCCTTACTCAACACAAAACTTAAATGAATTTACAGAGCACGTTGACACTCAGCATCCAAATGTCATTCTCAATCCCCTTTATGTCTGTGCTGAATGCAACTTCACAACCAAAAAATACGATTCTTTATCTGACCACAACACAAAATATCACCCAGGAGAGACTAActttaaactgaaattaattaaacGCAATAATCAGACTGTTCTAGAGCAGTCTATTGAGGCCGCCACTAACGATGTCACTGTCACAAGCAGTGGGCTAGAAAATGCAGAGTGTGACGATTCACTTCATGGGGGAATCAGTGCAAATAAAGCGCCGGTGATGAAACCGGGAAAGCCTAAAGGGGAAACCAAGAAGGGATCTAAAAAGCCAGAAGAGGGAGTGATGGAAAACCACATGGATGGCGCTCTCCCCCGCATCATAACTGAAGCCACTGAAGCTATTGCCTGTATAAATGGAGACCTTCTCCATGATGTGTTAGCCCATGTTATGCCCTCTGTACAGCTGCCACCAAATATCAACCTTGTCCCCAAGGTCCCGGTCCCTCTGAACAGTACCAAATACAACTCTGCACTGGACACTAATGCAACCATGATCAACTCCTTCAATAAGTTTCCCTACCCAACACAAGCAGAGTTGTCATGGTTGACAGCAGCATCAAAACATCCCGAAGAGCAAATCCGAATCTGGTTTGCTACGCAACGTTTGAAGCATGGCATAAGTTGGTCTCCTGAAGAAGTGGAGGAAGCAAGGAAGAAGATGTTCAATGGTACTATCCAGGCAGTTCCCCAGACCATCACCGTCCTACCAGCTCCTTTGGCAACTGCAAAAATGCCACAGCCCATCATCCAGACAGCTTTGCCTTGTCAGATACTGGGCCAGACTGGCCTGGTTTTGACTCCTGTGTCAAATGGTTCAAGTGTTTCCTGTTCACCAATTACACTTGCTGTTGCCCCAAACCAGGGGCAAAAGAGGACAATACAGACCTTATCAAGTGCCCCAGAGGCCAAGCGTCCTCACATTGTTCAGGTGCCTGAGATTCCTGCCAAGGTGACTGCTGTTCCAGTGACCCCGGCCAGTGAGCGGAAAAAGACCAAGGAGCAGATAGCAGAGCTGAAGGCCAGTTTCACGGCAAGCCAGTTTCCCGATGATGCAGAAGTCTACCGCCTTATAGAGGCTACAGGTCTTTCCAGGAGTGAGATCAAAAAGTGGTTCAGTGACCACAGGTACAGAAGTCAGAGGGGCATTGTGCAAATTCCTGGTGATGCTTTAGGGAAAGATCAAATAGCACCTTCAGCTGGTCGACATGGCCGGTCATTTCACCCATACACAGATTTTACTTCCCAGAGATTCAAAGAGAAAACTCAAGAGCAGCTTAGGGCCCTTGAGGAGAGTTtcttaaaatgttcttttcctaCCCAGGGAGAATTGGACAGGCTTCGAGTGGAGACTAAGCTGAGTAGGAAGGAGATAGATTCATGGTTCTCTGAGCGGAGAAAGATAAGGGACAGCATGGAGCAAGCTGTCTTGGACTCAATGGGATCATACAGAAAAATTAAGGATCAAGGAACTCCCAATGGTGCAATAAGCCAGGCAGAACTTCTGAGTAGCTCTCAGCTCCCTGGTGCTTTATCTGGGTCCTCCACCACATTGAAGAAAACACAAGAGCAAATTCATCTATTGAAAAGCACCTTTGCAAGGACCCAGTGGCCATCACCCCAGGAGTATGACCAGTTGGCATCTCAGACTGGGCTCACGAGAACTGAAATAGTTCGCTGGTTCAAGGAGAACCGGTCTTCACTAAGAACAGGGTCACTTAAATGGATTGACCAGTACCAGCAGCAGTGTGATGCTCATAACAAGCAAGGCCAGAAAAAGAGCTCAAAACACATTGAGAGTCCAAAGAATGGTAATGAAGTGTCTCGACAGCATTACCAGGAGCATAAAAAACTGAATGAAGAGAATGGGGGGAAACCAGTGGTGAGGGCAAAAAGAGACTGCGAACCACTGAAGGACTCTTTGTTGGGGAATCAAGCAGAGGGTGTGGACAGGCTAGAGTGCAACAACAGCCACGATGGCCACGGCAGTGAGGAGAACGAGGAGCCGGCAGACGTCAACTGGGTGGAGGTGACAGTGGGCGAGGATGACGCTGCCTCGGACTGTACAGACAGCTGGAGCCAAACGGCCCCCGAGGGCCACACAGAGCTGGCAGACTTGGACTCTGAAAGTATATCTGGAGACAATTCCCACATATAG